The following are from one region of the Fusobacterium sp. FSA-380-WT-3A genome:
- a CDS encoding CoA ester lyase: MGIKRSRRTMMFSPATNPKMLVTAHLYGADCVIFDLEDAVKYSEKDSARDLLAEALKVVDYGDTEIFARINPLYTEFGRDDVKVLVPAGLRNMRLAMTETPEQIKELDELLTEIERENGIEIGSCKIQASIETPKAVMNVLNIVTASPRIVSVSFGAEDYTRCLGASRTKEGTEIFMARNMVVMAASIAGIDAIDTVWADISDMEGFRNEVKSSMNLGFAGKSCIHPSQIKVVHDVFTPSKEEIEKSIRIVEAAQAADISKGGVITVDGKMVDIPVISKAERVVRLAKAAGVIK; this comes from the coding sequence GTGGGAATAAAAAGATCAAGAAGAACAATGATGTTTTCTCCAGCAACTAACCCAAAAATGTTAGTGACTGCTCATTTATATGGAGCAGATTGTGTTATCTTTGATTTAGAAGATGCAGTTAAATATTCAGAAAAAGATTCAGCAAGAGATTTATTAGCAGAAGCTTTAAAAGTAGTTGATTATGGTGATACTGAAATATTTGCAAGAATAAATCCTTTATATACTGAATTTGGAAGAGATGATGTTAAAGTATTAGTTCCTGCAGGTCTTAGAAATATGAGATTAGCAATGACAGAAACTCCAGAGCAAATAAAAGAATTAGATGAACTTTTAACAGAAATAGAAAGAGAAAATGGAATAGAAATAGGTTCTTGTAAAATACAAGCCTCTATAGAAACTCCAAAGGCAGTTATGAATGTTTTAAATATAGTAACTGCTTCTCCAAGAATAGTTAGTGTATCTTTTGGAGCAGAAGATTATACTAGATGTTTAGGAGCTTCTAGAACAAAAGAAGGTACAGAGATTTTTATGGCTAGAAATATGGTAGTTATGGCTGCTTCAATAGCTGGAATTGATGCTATAGATACAGTTTGGGCCGATATTTCTGATATGGAAGGATTTAGAAATGAAGTAAAATCTTCTATGAATTTAGGATTTGCTGGTAAATCTTGTATACATCCTTCTCAAATAAAAGTTGTTCATGATGTATTCACTCCAAGTAAAGAAGAAATAGAAAAATCTATAAGAATAGTTGAAGCAGCACAGGCAGCAGATATTAGTAAAGGTGGAGTTATTACTGTTGATGGAAAAATGGTAGATATTCCTGTAATTTCTAAAGCAGAAAGGGTTGTTAGACTTGCAAAAGCAGCAGGAGTTATAAAGTAA
- a CDS encoding GntR family transcriptional regulator, with the protein MQKRTNISDNIYLQLKEQFMTGEFEFGEKIVELELCEKLNVSRTPLREAIKKLEIEGIIERTPNGRIKIMDMNEERIEEIFDIRMALEDIIFDRLFSLDSTKNLILELENNLNLTKFYFEISNVDEIKKLFSNFNRILYKYCKLDFTIKTLKTYIFILEKFRLSPFESEIRLKEAHLEHVEIVNCIKNNELEIAKKINRIHLSKVKESIIQYFKDKNDM; encoded by the coding sequence ATGCAAAAAAGAACAAATATAAGTGATAATATATACCTTCAATTAAAAGAACAATTTATGACTGGAGAATTTGAATTTGGAGAAAAAATAGTTGAATTAGAATTATGTGAAAAATTGAATGTTAGTAGAACTCCTTTAAGAGAAGCAATAAAAAAACTAGAAATAGAAGGAATTATAGAAAGAACACCTAATGGTAGAATTAAAATTATGGATATGAATGAAGAGAGAATAGAAGAAATTTTTGATATAAGAATGGCTCTTGAGGATATCATATTTGATAGACTTTTTTCTTTAGATTCAACTAAAAATTTAATTTTAGAATTAGAAAATAATCTTAATTTAACAAAATTTTATTTTGAGATATCGAATGTTGATGAAATAAAAAAATTATTTTCAAATTTTAACAGAATCTTATATAAATATTGTAAATTAGATTTTACTATAAAAACTTTAAAAACTTATATTTTTATTTTAGAAAAATTCAGATTAAGTCCATTTGAAAGTGAAATTAGATTAAAAGAAGCCCATCTTGAGCATGTAGAAATAGTAAATTGCATTAAAAATAATGAATTAGAGATAGCAAAAAAGATAAATAGAATACATTTATCAAAAGTAAAAGAATCTATTATTCAATATTTTAAAGATAAAAATGACATGTAA
- the modB gene encoding molybdate ABC transporter permease subunit, with amino-acid sequence MLNNQINIILLTLKISIISTFIVAIFSIFLVWFLEKVSLKIKNIIEMFINISLFISPSVLGYILILILGKKGFIGSFLYNNFNITVMSSWWAGIITASIVSLPLMYNNVKTGISSLDPIYGEVAKQLGATDFQILKKITIPLIKRNILAGMVLSFGRAMGEFGATLMLAGNIPNKTQTISMAIYSAVESGDSQTANFFLGIILIISFLVMIIYNYLFQKERKIYEKN; translated from the coding sequence ATGTTGAATAATCAAATAAATATAATATTATTAACTCTAAAAATTTCTATTATTTCAACTTTTATTGTAGCTATATTTTCTATATTTTTAGTTTGGTTTCTCGAAAAAGTTAGTTTAAAAATAAAAAATATTATCGAAATGTTTATTAATATTTCTCTTTTTATATCTCCAAGTGTTTTAGGATATATCCTTATTTTAATTTTAGGAAAGAAAGGATTTATAGGTTCTTTTTTATATAATAACTTTAATATAACTGTAATGTCCTCTTGGTGGGCTGGAATAATTACTGCTTCTATAGTTTCTCTACCTCTTATGTATAATAATGTAAAAACTGGTATAAGTTCTTTAGACCCTATTTATGGAGAAGTTGCTAAACAACTTGGAGCTACTGATTTTCAAATTTTAAAAAAAATTACAATTCCGTTAATAAAAAGAAATATTTTAGCTGGTATGGTTCTATCTTTTGGAAGAGCTATGGGGGAATTTGGAGCTACTCTTATGCTTGCTGGAAATATTCCAAATAAAACCCAAACTATTTCTATGGCTATTTATTCAGCTGTTGAAAGTGGTGATTCTCAAACAGCTAATTTTTTTCTTGGAATCATTTTAATAATTAGTTTTTTAGTAATGATAATTTATAATTATTTATTTCAAAAAGAAAGGAAAATATATGAAAAAAATTAA
- a CDS encoding nitrite/sulfite reductase, translating to MNNYNQMLKEEIKDFRELGHRFLKKEVSIGDFKGKSGGMGVYAQRGGEKFMIRLRTNSGILPLEHLKLIDSFLDKYSIERLHLTTRQAIQLHDLGIDDVCDIMSEAIDNNLYTRGGGGNFPRNVSLSVMSGVEKNEYFDVTPFALEVGKYLMSQITTYKLPRKLKIAFSSSDVDESNSTLNDLGFMATLKDGKPYFRVFLAGGLGGNPAPSLHYNKLIETKDILYHVEAMTQLFIAEGDYQNKAKARTRYIPRRMGINEFFECYEKHLNEVKEKLSLDVNIPVEISKTLESYSHKLEENDCLLHQRQDNLYTVVVHPLNGQLPTKSFKEIVKFLDKNPNTEARLSMKESMYVRNLTEEQALELLELTKDVRMLNKVQQSVSCIGVPTCQMGIEQSQKLLVSILDYLKENNIEEKYLPSIHISGCQNSCARHQINEIGFAGGKRKVGDALEDVFDLYVGGVFSREKTELGEKIGTIIMREIPKCIGDIACKLNEKKITFRELLTENKEEFLEVVKLYLI from the coding sequence ATGAATAATTATAACCAAATGTTAAAAGAAGAAATAAAAGATTTCAGAGAATTGGGTCACAGATTTTTAAAAAAAGAAGTATCAATTGGTGATTTTAAAGGAAAATCAGGTGGAATGGGAGTTTATGCTCAACGTGGTGGAGAAAAATTCATGATTAGATTACGTACAAATTCTGGAATTTTACCATTAGAACACTTAAAATTAATAGATTCTTTCTTAGATAAATATTCTATAGAACGTTTACATTTAACAACTAGACAAGCAATTCAACTTCATGATTTGGGAATAGATGATGTTTGTGATATAATGTCAGAAGCAATTGATAATAATCTTTATACTCGTGGAGGAGGAGGAAATTTTCCTAGAAATGTATCTCTTTCTGTTATGTCTGGAGTAGAAAAAAATGAATATTTTGATGTAACACCTTTTGCTTTAGAAGTTGGTAAATATTTAATGAGTCAAATAACAACTTATAAATTACCAAGAAAATTAAAAATAGCTTTTTCATCAAGTGATGTAGATGAAAGTAATAGTACTTTAAATGATTTAGGATTTATGGCAACATTAAAAGATGGAAAACCTTATTTTAGAGTATTTTTAGCAGGTGGATTAGGAGGAAACCCAGCTCCATCACTTCACTACAATAAATTAATAGAAACTAAAGATATACTTTATCATGTAGAAGCAATGACACAATTATTTATAGCTGAGGGAGATTATCAAAATAAGGCGAAAGCTAGAACAAGATATATTCCAAGACGTATGGGAATAAATGAATTTTTTGAATGTTATGAAAAACATTTAAATGAAGTTAAAGAAAAATTATCACTAGATGTAAATATTCCTGTTGAAATATCTAAAACTTTAGAAAGTTATTCTCATAAATTAGAAGAAAATGATTGCTTATTACATCAAAGACAAGATAATTTATATACAGTAGTAGTTCACCCTTTAAATGGACAATTACCAACAAAATCTTTTAAAGAGATTGTTAAATTTTTAGATAAAAATCCTAATACAGAAGCTAGACTTAGTATGAAAGAAAGTATGTATGTAAGAAATCTTACAGAAGAACAAGCTTTAGAATTATTAGAGTTGACAAAAGATGTTAGAATGTTAAATAAAGTACAACAAAGTGTAAGTTGTATAGGGGTTCCAACTTGTCAAATGGGAATTGAACAAAGTCAAAAATTATTAGTTAGTATTTTAGATTATCTAAAAGAAAATAATATTGAAGAAAAATATTTACCTTCTATTCATATTTCAGGATGTCAAAACTCTTGTGCAAGACATCAAATAAATGAAATTGGATTTGCTGGTGGAAAGAGAAAAGTTGGAGATGCTCTTGAAGATGTTTTTGATTTATATGTAGGTGGAGTATTTAGTAGAGAAAAAACTGAATTAGGAGAAAAAATAGGAACAATAATAATGAGAGAAATTCCAAAATGTATTGGAGATATAGCTTGTAAATTAAATGAGAAGAAGATTACATTTAGAGAATTGTTAACTGAAAATAAAGAAGAATTTTTAGAAGTTGTAAAACTATATTTAATTTAA
- the citF gene encoding citrate lyase subunit alpha, producing the protein MKTIINKVNREIPNYIEGYGEVKPYNGPFETVPTGKKYSPNKSFSKPGQNKIVASIREALEKCEIKDGMTISFHHHLRNGDYVLNMVMDEIANMGIKNINLVASSLTKAHEPLIEHIRNGVVTGINTSGLRGEIAKEISKNNILGKPVVFRTHGGRGRAIEAGELKIDIAFIAAPACDPMGNMNGCEGKSAFGAMGYPMVDAEYAEKVVAITDNLMDFPLKKISIPMIYTDYVVVVDSIGDPEQIATGATRITKNPQELLIAENAAKVLIATGSIKNGFSFQAGSGGSSLAVCRFLKDYMKENEIKGSFVSGGATGYLVELLEEGYFDVILDTQSFDSVAAASVAKNSNHLEMSSSMYANPHNKSCVAHQLAVMILSATEIDENFNINSLTGSTGMIMGAVGGAPDTAAGAKLTLVVAPTMRKRIPIIVDKVTNVVTPGETVDILVTERGVCVNPNRKDLLEALNNAGIKTKTMEELRKEVEYLTGVPEKTQFGDNIVGIIEYRDGTVIDVIRQVK; encoded by the coding sequence ATAAAAACAATAATAAATAAAGTTAATAGAGAAATACCAAACTATATAGAAGGATATGGGGAAGTAAAACCTTACAATGGACCATTTGAAACAGTACCAACAGGAAAAAAATATTCTCCAAATAAATCTTTTTCTAAACCTGGACAAAATAAAATAGTAGCATCAATAAGAGAAGCACTAGAAAAATGTGAAATTAAAGATGGAATGACAATTTCATTTCATCACCATTTAAGAAATGGGGATTACGTTTTAAATATGGTTATGGATGAAATAGCAAATATGGGAATAAAAAATATTAATCTAGTAGCATCATCTTTAACAAAAGCTCATGAACCTTTAATAGAACATATAAGAAATGGTGTAGTTACAGGAATTAATACTTCAGGACTTAGAGGAGAAATAGCAAAAGAAATTTCTAAAAACAATATATTAGGAAAACCTGTAGTATTTAGAACACATGGTGGAAGAGGAAGAGCAATTGAAGCAGGGGAATTAAAAATAGATATAGCTTTTATAGCAGCTCCAGCATGTGACCCTATGGGAAATATGAATGGATGTGAAGGAAAATCAGCATTTGGAGCTATGGGATATCCTATGGTAGATGCTGAATATGCTGAAAAAGTTGTAGCAATAACTGATAATTTAATGGATTTTCCTTTAAAGAAAATATCTATTCCAATGATATATACAGATTATGTAGTAGTTGTAGATTCAATAGGAGACCCTGAACAAATAGCCACAGGAGCTACAAGAATAACTAAAAATCCTCAAGAATTATTAATAGCAGAAAATGCAGCAAAAGTTTTAATAGCAACAGGAAGTATAAAAAATGGATTTTCTTTCCAAGCAGGTTCAGGAGGTTCATCTTTAGCAGTATGTAGATTTTTAAAAGACTACATGAAAGAAAATGAGATAAAAGGTTCTTTTGTATCTGGTGGGGCAACAGGATATTTAGTAGAATTATTAGAAGAGGGATATTTTGATGTTATATTAGATACACAAAGTTTTGATAGTGTAGCAGCAGCTTCAGTAGCAAAAAATTCTAATCATTTAGAAATGTCTTCTTCAATGTATGCAAATCCTCATAATAAATCTTGTGTAGCTCATCAATTAGCTGTTATGATTTTGTCGGCTACAGAAATAGATGAGAATTTTAATATAAACTCTTTAACAGGATCAACAGGAATGATAATGGGAGCAGTAGGAGGAGCACCAGATACAGCAGCAGGAGCAAAATTAACTTTAGTTGTAGCACCTACAATGAGAAAAAGAATTCCTATAATTGTAGATAAAGTTACTAATGTAGTTACTCCAGGAGAAACTGTAGATATATTAGTTACAGAAAGAGGAGTTTGTGTAAATCCTAACAGAAAAGATTTATTAGAAGCCTTAAATAATGCAGGAATTAAAACAAAAACAATGGAAGAACTTAGAAAAGAAGTAGAATATTTAACAGGTGTTCCAGAAAAAACTCAATTTGGAGATAATATAGTTGGTATAATTGAATATAGAGATGGAACTGTTATAGATGTAATAAGACAAGTAAAATAA
- a CDS encoding molybdopterin-binding protein encodes MKKIKTVDAVGYVLQHDITEIVPGEFKGRAFKKGHIITEEDIPKLLKLGKDNIFVFELGDTGVHENEAAIILGKLGKGNNITLGKEVKEGKINFYAETDGILKVDVDKLLELNMLGEISFATLPNNISVKKGELVAGARVIPLVINKSKMDTAQEIINEPLLKINPYQKYKVGIITTGNEVFYGRIEDKFGKVIIDKLSEFDCEIIGQTLCPDDKEIIKSKATEFLNKGANMLIFTGGMSVDPDDLTPSSIIEMGGELISYGAPVLPGSMFLLSYLDDIPMMGLPGCVMFAKRTVFDLVLSRVMTGEKLTKKDIMLYGAGGLCQSCDVCHYPNCSFGK; translated from the coding sequence ATGAAAAAAATTAAAACTGTAGATGCTGTTGGTTATGTTTTACAACACGATATTACTGAAATTGTTCCTGGAGAATTTAAGGGAAGAGCTTTTAAAAAAGGACATATTATCACAGAAGAAGATATTCCAAAATTACTAAAACTTGGTAAAGATAATATATTTGTTTTTGAATTAGGTGATACAGGAGTTCATGAAAATGAAGCTGCTATTATATTAGGAAAACTTGGTAAAGGAAATAATATAACTTTAGGAAAAGAAGTTAAAGAGGGAAAAATAAATTTTTATGCTGAAACAGATGGAATCTTAAAAGTTGATGTTGATAAACTTTTAGAACTTAATATGCTTGGAGAAATATCTTTTGCCACTTTACCCAATAATATTTCTGTAAAAAAAGGTGAATTAGTAGCTGGAGCTAGAGTTATTCCCCTTGTTATTAATAAGTCAAAAATGGATACAGCCCAAGAAATTATTAATGAACCTTTACTAAAAATAAATCCATACCAAAAATATAAAGTTGGTATTATCACTACAGGAAATGAAGTTTTTTATGGTAGAATTGAAGATAAATTTGGAAAAGTTATCATAGATAAATTAAGTGAATTTGATTGTGAAATTATAGGACAAACTCTTTGTCCTGATGACAAGGAAATTATAAAAAGTAAAGCAACAGAATTTTTAAATAAAGGTGCTAATATGTTAATCTTTACTGGTGGAATGTCTGTTGACCCTGATGATTTAACTCCATCTTCTATTATTGAAATGGGTGGGGAATTAATTTCTTATGGTGCTCCTGTTCTTCCAGGTTCTATGTTTTTACTTTCTTATTTAGATGACATCCCTATGATGGGACTTCCTGGATGTGTAATGTTTGCTAAAAGAACTGTTTTTGATTTAGTTCTTTCAAGAGTAATGACTGGAGAAAAATTGACTAAAAAAGATATTATGTTATATGGTGCTGGTGGACTTTGTCAAAGTTGTGATGTTTGTCACTACCCTAATTGTTCTTTTGGAAAATAA